One genomic segment of Bombus vancouverensis nearcticus chromosome 11, iyBomVanc1_principal, whole genome shotgun sequence includes these proteins:
- the LOC117154839 gene encoding 116 kDa U5 small nuclear ribonucleoprotein component, protein MDADLYDEFGNYIGPDLASDSEDENEYGNAGDDAEDRERSDEEMEEDRDEVREQSEQGNSMAVVLHEDKRYYPSALEVYGPEVETLVQEEDAQPLDKPLIAPTRKPKFQIKQQQLPETTYSIEFLADMMDAPHLIRNVVLLGHLHHGKTTLVDCLVRQTHPYLHSVTDEKPLRYTDTLFTEQQRGVSTKATPVTLLLQDVKSKSYLLNIFDTPGHVNFSDEATAAIRLSDGAVLIVDAAEGVMLNTERLLKHALQEKLALTVCINKIDRLILELKLPPLDAYYKLRHIIEEINGLIALYSDSENPSFVSPAIGNVCFASSEYNVCFTLKSFAALYAKIHPSLNANEFSKRLWGDIYFNSKTRKFTKKPPHNTAQRSFIEFILEPLYKIFAQVVGDVDTTLPDVLDELGIRLTSEEMKMNIRPLLRLVCTRFLGDMCGLVDMCVAHVPSPQSHAPVKVQHVYTGSMDSSLAQDMINCDPDGRLMIHSTKMYPTEDCTLFVVLGRVMSGTLEAGQRVRVLGEAYSRTDEEDSRVLTVGRLWISEARYSIELNRVPAGNWVLIEGIDRPIVKTSTITDLSNSDDLHIFRPLKFNTQSVIKIAVEPVNPSELPKMLDGLRKVNKSYPLLGTRVEESGEHVVLGTGELYLDCAMHDLRRMYSEIDIKVADPVVAFAETVVETSSLKCFAETPNKRNKLTMIAEPLERGLAEDIEAEHVKITWNKKRLGEFFQTKYDWDLLAARSIWAFGPDATGPNILVDDTLPSEVDKTLLNSARDAIIQGFQWGTREGPLCEEPIRNVKFKILDAVIAQEPLHRGGGQIIPTARRVAYSAFLMATPRLMEPYLFVEVQAPADCVSAVYTVLAKRRGHVTQDAPVPGSPLYTIKAFIPAIDSFGFETDLRTHTQGQAFCLSVFHHWQIVPGDPLDKSITIRPLEPQPATHLAREFMLKTRRRKGLSEDVSINKFFDDPMLLELARQDVLLNYPL, encoded by the exons ATGGATGCAGATCTATACGATGAATTTGGCAATTATATTGGTCCCGATTTAGCTTCTGATAGCGAAGATGAAAATGAATATGGAAATGCTGGAGACGATGCAGAAGACAGAGAACGCTCCGATGAGGAAATGGAAGAAGACAGAGATGAAGTTAGAGAGCAATCGGAGCAAGGAAATTCCATGGCAGTTGTATTGCACGAAGATAAAAGATATTATCCAAGTGCTTTAGAAGTTTATGGGCCAGAG GTAGAGACATTGGTACAAGAAGAAGATGCACAACCATTAGATAAACCACTGATAGCACCAACACGAAAACCaaagtttcaaataaaacaacaGCAACTACCAGAGACAACGtatagcatagaatttttagCAGATATGATGGATGCGCCTCACCTTATACGTAATGTTGTTCTACTTGGTCACCTACATCACGGCAAAACTACTTTAGTCGATTGTCTAGTGAGACAGACCCACCCCTATCTTCACAGCGTAACAGACGAAAAACCTTTAAG GTATACCGACACATTATTCACCGAGCAACAGCGAGGGGTATCAACGAAAGCAACACCCGTGACGTTGTTACTGCAAGACGTAAAATCAAAGTCCTACCTTTTGAATATATTCGATACTCCGGGTCACGTAAATTTTTCTGACGAGGCGACAGCGGCGATACGTTTATCCGATGGAGCGGTGCTGATCGTCGACGCCGCCGAAGGCGTCATGTTGAACACAGAACGTTTACTAAAACACGCGCTTCAGGAAAAACTTGCGTTAACAGTTTGTATAAATAAGATAGACCGACTGATCCTCGAATTAAAATTGCCCCCCTTAGACGCGTACTATAAATTAAGACATATCATCGAAGAAATTAATGGACTGATAGCGCTATATTCGGATTCTGAAAATCCATCTTTCGTGTCACCTGCTATCGGAAACGTGTGCTTTGCGAGCTCGGAGTACAATGTCTGTTTCACCCTGAAATCTTTCGCGGCGCTTTACGCTAAGATCCATCCCTCGCTTAACGCCAATGAATTTTCGAAACGACTATGGGGAGATATATACTTTAATTCGAAAACACGGAAATTTACGAAAAAACCGCCACACAATACCGCACAGCGCAGCTTTATCGAATTCATACTCGAGCCATTGTACAAGATCTTCGCGCAAGTTGTTGGTGATGTTGACACAACTTTACCCGATG TGCTGGACGAATTAGGCATAAGACTAACATcagaagaaatgaaaatgaatattAGACCTCTGTTGAGATTGGTATGCACGCGTTTCTTGGGAGATATGTGCGGATTAGTCGATATGTGTGTAGCCCACGTTCCTAGTCCTCAGTCACACGCACCAGTCAAAGTTCAACACGTGTACACAGGTTCTATGGATTCGTCTCTCGCGCAGGATATGATCAATTGCGATCCTGAC GGCAGGCTAATGATTCACAGCACAAAAATGTATCCTACCGAGGACTGTACTCTATTCGTGGTCCTCGGAAGGGTAATGTCAGGTACACTCGAGGCAGGACAACGTGTCCGCGTATTAGGTGAAGCATACTCGCGTACCGACGAAGAAGATTCTCGCGTTCTAACCGTGGGAAGGTTGTGGATCAGCGAGGCACGCTACTCGATCGAGTTGAACAGAGTTCCCGCGGGCAACTGGGTACTTATCGAAGGTATAGACAGGCCGATCGTAAAAACGAGCACCATTACCGATCTCAGTAATTCAGACGACTTACATATCTTCCGACCATTGAAGTTCAATACTCAGAGCGTGATCAAAATCGCGGTCGAACCTGTCAATCCATCAGAGTTACCAAAGATGTTAGACGGCCTGAGGAAAGTGAATAAAAGTTACCCATTGCTGGGCACGCGAGTCGAGGAAAGCGGCGAACACGTGGTCCTAGGTACCGGTGAACTGTACTTGGACTGCGCGATGCACGACCTGCGTCGTATGTATTCGGAAATCGATATAAAAGTAGCAGACCCGGTCGTTGCTTTCGCGGAGACGGTAGTAGAAACGAGTTCTCTCAAGTGTTTCGCCGAGACACCCAATAAACGGAACAAGTTGACGATGATCGCCGAACCACTCGAGAGAGGCCTGGCCGAAGACATCGAGGCAGAACATGTTAAAATCACGTGGAACAA AAAACGTCTAGGAGAATTTTTCCAGACGAAGTACGACTGGGATTTATTGGCGGCGCGAAGCATATGGGCGTTTGGTCCAGACGCCACGGGTCCTAATATTCTGGTCGACGACACTTTGCCATCAGAAGTGGACAAGACGCTATTGAACAGCGCCCGTGACGCCATCATTCAGGGTTTCCAGTGGGGTACGCGAGAAGGTCCTCTCTGCGAAGAACCGATTAGAAACGTGAAGTTCAAAATCCTGGACGCCGTGATTGCTCAAGAACCTCTTCATCGAGGAG gTGGTCAGATAATTCCGACGGCCAGAAGGGTAGCCTATTCTGCCTTCCTTATGGCAACGCCCAGATTGATGGAACCCTACTTGTTCGTCGAAGTTCAAGCGCCTGCGGATTGCGTGTCAGCAGTTTATACCGTGCTGGCTAAAAGAAGGGGCCACGTGACTCAAGACGCTCCCGTTCCCGGAAGTCCCTTGTATACCATCAAAGCATTCATTCCGGCAATCGATAGTTTCGGATTCGAGACTGACCTGCGAACCCATACGCAAGGTCAGGCGTTCTGCCTGTCCGTATTCCATCATTGGCAGATCGTGCCTGGCGATCCATTAGATAAAAGCATCACTATTCGACCACTGGAGCCACAGCCAGCTACGCACTTAGCTAGAGAGTTTATGTTGAAGACAAGGAGGCGGAAGGGACTTTCGGAAGACGTGTCTATCAACAAATTCTTCGACGATCCTATGTTACTGGAATTAGCCCGACAGGACGTTCTATTGAATTAcccgttataa
- the LOC117154841 gene encoding uncharacterized protein LOC117154841 isoform X1 has protein sequence MGPIVAVSESTNDMEAKEREKPLVKDLNEHIVCPLCRGYLIDATTLVECLHSFCRGCIVRRLSSGARACPVCNVATSPPLLPDVKLQRLVYLVVPGLFRSELERRRHFRLVNPQCPPLALPLGALDLTLDDFVSLSLCELDEPEEEAVAREPENRVGSRHRTNNTDQTKHEEPIKVRSTRYLKCPAGVTVRHLVRLLMLKRGWEEANSYGAIVNKIEILCEKSDENRRSSTKTMVLDQSWTLLDLACIFGWKREAPMKLFYRITRREAIIPQSSDSSFNDETTEDTATMENIQRPPTPPPSPKPPQECEVEARRILESSNVPPRSLKTNLERDKEPKAKKPRCKVTPVMRTPNLVPIQNNHAPESSKTKDLTKLEHHKHRKRRNKRVIAEITTTPREDLLKLKVRLTPCPPRITSSSATGQAKEKLLQMRAVRREKIKATTISQQRSTGALVAPGEGVVTKENLGETEETIEEIIDSIPDEVVRVAQNITTPPTEDTSASVDKVDQRSIQQSCRPSSKKEETLPEIVKRVEQVEPERPKKDEEILRRLGLVAVNEASDNFRDKAKQRVQNNGEKIDNLNREKLEKQLRESKANRVRSLLAEKQMRDALKTMSKTKEEQHAAPIQVSAPPKKKGPPPLAPLRVAKPSGFATSSAILEPNNSKYEIPLDLSSGGAVHNNVLDLSANLSVGNYSSSPASSSSSSPSSSLSSSSSSSSSSSCSLSLLKPRPSRPSIPTGNLLRGKAKDLEQRRGQDSNLVTLSDAAVSLLSGCITDENSIDPLVLSSANLASKVALRIPQPHQRISGFGMKIKPNLSIRHIPNPQAVVASQYRNQRVSYFNSASQQPP, from the exons ATGGGACCGATCGTAG CTGTTTCAGAATCGACTAACGACATGGAGGCAAAGGAGAGGGAGAAGCCGCTGGTTAAAGACTTGAACGAACATATCGTGTGTCCTCTCTGCAGAGGCTACCTCATAGACGCAACGACCCTCGTGGAATGTCTACATTCTT TTTGCAGAGGTTGCATAGTCAGACGGTTGAGCAGTGGTGCCAGAGCGTGTCCCGTGTGCAATGTCGCAACGTCTCCGCCGCTCTTGCCGGACGTAAAGCTACAACGACTGGTGTATCTCGTAGTACCCGGCCTCTTCCGGTCGGAGCTCGAACGAAGGCGTCATTTCCGGCTGGTCAATCCGCAATGCCCACCTTTAGCCCTTCCATTGGGTGCTCTAGACTTAACCTTGGACGATTTCGTCAGCCTGAGCTTGTGCGAGCTCGACGAACCGGAAGAGGAGGCGGTCGCTCGCGAGCCGGAGAACCGTGTCGGGTCACGACACCGAACGAACAATACCGATCAAACGAAACACGAGGAGCCGATCAAGGTTCGAAGCACGCGGTATCTCAAGTGTCCGGCAGGAGTGACGGTTCGTCATCTGGTGCGATTGTTGATGCTGAAGAGAGGATGGGAGGAGGCGAATTCTTACGGGGCGATCGTCAACAAAATCGAGATTCTCTGCGAGAAGAGCGACGAGAACCGGCGCAGTAGCACGAAAACGATGGTACTGGACCAATCGTGGACTCTACTGGACCTCGCCTGCATATTCGGCTGGAAAAGA GAAGCACCCATGAAGCTGTTTTATCGCATTACGCGCCGGGAGGCTATTATTCCTCAATCGAGCGACAGTTCCTTCAACGACGAAACGACCGAGGATACCGCGACCATGGAAAATATTCAGAGGCCGCCGACACCACCGCCGAGCCCCAAGCCGCCGCAGGAGTGCGAAGTCGAGGCTCGTAGGATTTTAGAAAGCAGCAACGTACCCCCTCGATCCTTGAAGACCAATTTGGAACGCGACAAGGAACCGAAGGCGAAGAAACCGAGGTGCAAAGTGACTCCGGTTATGAGGACTCCTAATCTCGTACCGATACAAAACAATCACGCACCTGAGAGTTCCAAGACCAAAGACCTGACGAAGCTGGAACACCACAAGCACAGGAAACGACGAAACAAACGAGTGATCGCTGAGATCACCACCACGCCGCGGGAGGATCTATTGAAACTGAAGGTTCGGTTGACCCCGTGTCCACCGAGAATCACGTCGAGCAGCGCGACCGGCCAGGCAAAAGAGAAATTGCTGCAGATGAGAGCCGTTAGACGAGAAAAGATCAAAGCGACGACGATAAGTCAGCAACGATCGACAGGCGCGTTGGTGGCACCAGGGGAAGGTGTAGTTACGAAAGAGAACCTCGGAGAGACAGAGGAGACCATCGAAGAAATTATAGACAGCATACCCGACGAGGTCGTTCGAGTCGCACAAAATATAACTACTCCTCCGACGGAGGATACTTCCGCCTCGGTCGATAAGGTGGATCAGAGAAGCATACAGCAGAGTTGTAGACCATCGTCGAAGAAGGAAGAAACTTTGCCGGAAATCGTGAAAAGAGTGGAACAGGTCGAACCAGAACGTCCGAAGAAGGACGAGGAGATTCTTCGAAGATTGGGTCTGGTAGCCGTGAACGAAGCCAGCGACAATTTCCGGGATAAAGCGAAGCAACGCGTGCAAAACAACGGGGAGAAGATCGATAACTTGAACAGAGAGAAACTCGAGAAACAATTGCGCGAAAGTAAAGCGAATCGTGTGAGAAGCTTGTTGGCTGAGAAACAGATGCGCGACGCGTTGAAAACAATGTCGAAGACGAAAGAGGAACAACATGCTGCGCCCATTCAGGTCAGCGCCCCTCCGAAAAAGAAAGGTCCGCCACCACTAGCGCCACTGCGCGTCGCCAAGCCTTCCGGGTTTGCCACGTCGAGCGCCATTTTAGAACCGAACAATTCCAAATACGAGATCCCACTGGATCTAAGCAGCGGTGGAGCGGTTCACAATAACGTTCTCGATCTGTCTGCGAATTTATCGGTCGGTAATTATTCCTCGTCCCCTGCCTCTTCGTCGTCCTCTTCACCTTCGTCCtctttgtcgtcgtcgtcgtcgtcgtcgtcctcgtcatcctGTTCCCTGTCCTTGTTGAAACCAAGGCCATCGCGACCATCGATCCCTACAGGAAACTTACTAAGAGGAAAAGCGAAAGACTTGGAGCAACGACGAGGTCAAGACTCCAATCTAGTGACACTTTCCGACGCGGCTGTGTCCCTGTTAAGCGGCTGCATCACCGACGAGAATTCGATCGATCCTTTGGTACTCAGCTCTGCCAACCTCGCCAGCAAAGTCGCTCTGCGAATACCGCAACCTCATCAAAGAATCTCCGGTTTCGGAATGAAAATCAAACCAAACTTGAGTATCAGGCACATTCCTAATCCTCAGGCTGTGGTCGCGTCGCAATACAGGAATCAAAGAGTCAGTTACTTCAATTCTGCCTCGCAACAGCCACCGTAA
- the LOC117154841 gene encoding uncharacterized protein LOC117154841 isoform X2, producing the protein MEAKEREKPLVKDLNEHIVCPLCRGYLIDATTLVECLHSFCRGCIVRRLSSGARACPVCNVATSPPLLPDVKLQRLVYLVVPGLFRSELERRRHFRLVNPQCPPLALPLGALDLTLDDFVSLSLCELDEPEEEAVAREPENRVGSRHRTNNTDQTKHEEPIKVRSTRYLKCPAGVTVRHLVRLLMLKRGWEEANSYGAIVNKIEILCEKSDENRRSSTKTMVLDQSWTLLDLACIFGWKREAPMKLFYRITRREAIIPQSSDSSFNDETTEDTATMENIQRPPTPPPSPKPPQECEVEARRILESSNVPPRSLKTNLERDKEPKAKKPRCKVTPVMRTPNLVPIQNNHAPESSKTKDLTKLEHHKHRKRRNKRVIAEITTTPREDLLKLKVRLTPCPPRITSSSATGQAKEKLLQMRAVRREKIKATTISQQRSTGALVAPGEGVVTKENLGETEETIEEIIDSIPDEVVRVAQNITTPPTEDTSASVDKVDQRSIQQSCRPSSKKEETLPEIVKRVEQVEPERPKKDEEILRRLGLVAVNEASDNFRDKAKQRVQNNGEKIDNLNREKLEKQLRESKANRVRSLLAEKQMRDALKTMSKTKEEQHAAPIQVSAPPKKKGPPPLAPLRVAKPSGFATSSAILEPNNSKYEIPLDLSSGGAVHNNVLDLSANLSVGNYSSSPASSSSSSPSSSLSSSSSSSSSSSCSLSLLKPRPSRPSIPTGNLLRGKAKDLEQRRGQDSNLVTLSDAAVSLLSGCITDENSIDPLVLSSANLASKVALRIPQPHQRISGFGMKIKPNLSIRHIPNPQAVVASQYRNQRVSYFNSASQQPP; encoded by the exons ATGGAGGCAAAGGAGAGGGAGAAGCCGCTGGTTAAAGACTTGAACGAACATATCGTGTGTCCTCTCTGCAGAGGCTACCTCATAGACGCAACGACCCTCGTGGAATGTCTACATTCTT TTTGCAGAGGTTGCATAGTCAGACGGTTGAGCAGTGGTGCCAGAGCGTGTCCCGTGTGCAATGTCGCAACGTCTCCGCCGCTCTTGCCGGACGTAAAGCTACAACGACTGGTGTATCTCGTAGTACCCGGCCTCTTCCGGTCGGAGCTCGAACGAAGGCGTCATTTCCGGCTGGTCAATCCGCAATGCCCACCTTTAGCCCTTCCATTGGGTGCTCTAGACTTAACCTTGGACGATTTCGTCAGCCTGAGCTTGTGCGAGCTCGACGAACCGGAAGAGGAGGCGGTCGCTCGCGAGCCGGAGAACCGTGTCGGGTCACGACACCGAACGAACAATACCGATCAAACGAAACACGAGGAGCCGATCAAGGTTCGAAGCACGCGGTATCTCAAGTGTCCGGCAGGAGTGACGGTTCGTCATCTGGTGCGATTGTTGATGCTGAAGAGAGGATGGGAGGAGGCGAATTCTTACGGGGCGATCGTCAACAAAATCGAGATTCTCTGCGAGAAGAGCGACGAGAACCGGCGCAGTAGCACGAAAACGATGGTACTGGACCAATCGTGGACTCTACTGGACCTCGCCTGCATATTCGGCTGGAAAAGA GAAGCACCCATGAAGCTGTTTTATCGCATTACGCGCCGGGAGGCTATTATTCCTCAATCGAGCGACAGTTCCTTCAACGACGAAACGACCGAGGATACCGCGACCATGGAAAATATTCAGAGGCCGCCGACACCACCGCCGAGCCCCAAGCCGCCGCAGGAGTGCGAAGTCGAGGCTCGTAGGATTTTAGAAAGCAGCAACGTACCCCCTCGATCCTTGAAGACCAATTTGGAACGCGACAAGGAACCGAAGGCGAAGAAACCGAGGTGCAAAGTGACTCCGGTTATGAGGACTCCTAATCTCGTACCGATACAAAACAATCACGCACCTGAGAGTTCCAAGACCAAAGACCTGACGAAGCTGGAACACCACAAGCACAGGAAACGACGAAACAAACGAGTGATCGCTGAGATCACCACCACGCCGCGGGAGGATCTATTGAAACTGAAGGTTCGGTTGACCCCGTGTCCACCGAGAATCACGTCGAGCAGCGCGACCGGCCAGGCAAAAGAGAAATTGCTGCAGATGAGAGCCGTTAGACGAGAAAAGATCAAAGCGACGACGATAAGTCAGCAACGATCGACAGGCGCGTTGGTGGCACCAGGGGAAGGTGTAGTTACGAAAGAGAACCTCGGAGAGACAGAGGAGACCATCGAAGAAATTATAGACAGCATACCCGACGAGGTCGTTCGAGTCGCACAAAATATAACTACTCCTCCGACGGAGGATACTTCCGCCTCGGTCGATAAGGTGGATCAGAGAAGCATACAGCAGAGTTGTAGACCATCGTCGAAGAAGGAAGAAACTTTGCCGGAAATCGTGAAAAGAGTGGAACAGGTCGAACCAGAACGTCCGAAGAAGGACGAGGAGATTCTTCGAAGATTGGGTCTGGTAGCCGTGAACGAAGCCAGCGACAATTTCCGGGATAAAGCGAAGCAACGCGTGCAAAACAACGGGGAGAAGATCGATAACTTGAACAGAGAGAAACTCGAGAAACAATTGCGCGAAAGTAAAGCGAATCGTGTGAGAAGCTTGTTGGCTGAGAAACAGATGCGCGACGCGTTGAAAACAATGTCGAAGACGAAAGAGGAACAACATGCTGCGCCCATTCAGGTCAGCGCCCCTCCGAAAAAGAAAGGTCCGCCACCACTAGCGCCACTGCGCGTCGCCAAGCCTTCCGGGTTTGCCACGTCGAGCGCCATTTTAGAACCGAACAATTCCAAATACGAGATCCCACTGGATCTAAGCAGCGGTGGAGCGGTTCACAATAACGTTCTCGATCTGTCTGCGAATTTATCGGTCGGTAATTATTCCTCGTCCCCTGCCTCTTCGTCGTCCTCTTCACCTTCGTCCtctttgtcgtcgtcgtcgtcgtcgtcgtcctcgtcatcctGTTCCCTGTCCTTGTTGAAACCAAGGCCATCGCGACCATCGATCCCTACAGGAAACTTACTAAGAGGAAAAGCGAAAGACTTGGAGCAACGACGAGGTCAAGACTCCAATCTAGTGACACTTTCCGACGCGGCTGTGTCCCTGTTAAGCGGCTGCATCACCGACGAGAATTCGATCGATCCTTTGGTACTCAGCTCTGCCAACCTCGCCAGCAAAGTCGCTCTGCGAATACCGCAACCTCATCAAAGAATCTCCGGTTTCGGAATGAAAATCAAACCAAACTTGAGTATCAGGCACATTCCTAATCCTCAGGCTGTGGTCGCGTCGCAATACAGGAATCAAAGAGTCAGTTACTTCAATTCTGCCTCGCAACAGCCACCGTAA